A genome region from Marasmius oreades isolate 03SP1 chromosome 5, whole genome shotgun sequence includes the following:
- a CDS encoding uncharacterized protein (BUSCO:EOG09260YMF), giving the protein MPTKKSKRPPKSAKAKRLENIQKIEQLERNAFEYEPPADLKAFNDLPISDLTKRGLKHASFTTMTDIQAHSIPVSLKGKDVLGAARTGSGKTLAFLVPVLEILYRRKWGPMDGLGALIISPTRELAVQIFQVLRSIGGYHSFSAGLVIGGKNLRDESDRLSRMNILVATPGRLLQHMDQTFGFESDGLQLLVLDEADRILDMGFQRTLSALLTHLPKSRQTLLFSATQTRSVNDLARLSLNDPVPIGVDPADDPTTPVASLSSSSLTTPQNLSQHYLLCSLPQKLSVLFSFIKSHLHSKTIVFLSSCKQVRFVFESFCRLHPGIPLIHLHGKQKQSARLTMYEKFTTSKQAVLFATDIAARGLDFPGVHWVLQLDAPEDAETYVHRVGRTARYESKGSALLFLCPSEEEGMLKALKRKEILVNKIKARESKTQDITNQLQNLAFQDPELKYLGQRAFVSYLKSIHLHKDKSIFKLSELPITEYAESLGLPGAPKIKFLNAAREKERKSAAFRDDDSSDSDSDKEPKLKVRTKYDRMFERKNQDVLSEHYNKLISDPAEDEEDDFITLKRADHDLSGDEINQIRMENLSQNKMKLSNAKRKMVLNVPTKEKIVFGEDGVGKEAGVGEDGEAWVEGKGGMEGVEKEGKRYVEIERIKLKEADVVDKLEAKEKKREKKRKRKEREKGKMVDDDGAAVLDVGDGVEDDRYMSPEFDLPDDDDRPTKRQRQAEFSNLDDDEELAMKLLRKSR; this is encoded by the exons ATGCCTACCAAAAAATCGAAACGACCTCCGAAGTCTGCGAAAGCAAAACGGCTCGAAAATATTCAAAAGATTGAACAACTTGAACGGAATGCTTTTGAATAT GAACCTCCAGCCGACCTCAAGGCTTTCAATGATCTTCCTATATCCGACCTCACCAAGAGAGGGCTCAAACATGCTTCATTCACCACGATGACCGATATACAAGCACATAGTATCCCTGTTTCTCTCAAAGGAAAGGATGTGTTGGGTGCTGCACGTACAGGAAGCGGCAAGACACTTGCTTTTCTTGTCCCAGTACTTGAGATACTTTACCGAAGGAAATGGGGTCCTATGGATGGTTTGGGTGCTTTAATCATATCTCCTACTCGCGAACTT GCTGTTCAAATATTCCAAGTCCTTCGGTCTATCGGAGGATACCATTCATTCTCTGCTGGACTTGTCATTGGAGGAAAGAATCTGAGAGATGAAAGCGATAGACTTTCGAGAATGAACATCCTAGTCGCTACACCGGGAAGACTTCTACAACATATGGACCAAACGTTTGGTTTCGAGTCGGACGGTTTACAACTTTTAGTACTGGATGAAGCAGATCGTATTCTTGATATGGGTTTCCAACGTACTCTGTCAGCCCTTCTCACCCATCTTCCCAAATCTCGCCAGACCCTGTTATTCTCCGCCACCCAAACCCGTTCCGTCAACGACCTCGCACGCCTCAGTCTCAACGACCCAGTGCCCATCGGTGTGGACCCAGCAGACGATCCAACCACACCTGTTGCCTCCTTATCCTCCTCATCTCTCACCACTCCCCAAAACCTGTCTCAACATTATCTCCTTTGCTCCTTACCCCAAAAATTATCCgttctcttctccttcatcaAATCCCACCTCCACTCCAAAACAatcgtcttcctctcctcatgCAAGCAAGTCCGTTTCGTCTTTGAATCCTTCTGTCGTCTCCACCCAGGTATCCCCCTCATTCATCTCCACGGCAAACAGAAACAATCAGCTCGTTTAACGATGTACGAGAAGTTCACGACGTCCAAGCAAGCTGTTCTTTTTGCCACTGATATCGCAGCCCGTGGGTTGGACTTTCCAGGTGTACATTGGGTCCTACAGTTGGATGCACCTGAAGATGCCGAAACATACGTTCACCGGGTGGGTCGAACGGCCAGGTATGAAAGTAAAGGAAGTGCCCTTTTATTTTTATGTCCTAGCGAAGAGGAGGGCATGTTGAAAGCGTTGAAACGAAAGGAGATTCTTGTCAACAAGATTAAAGCGAGGGAGAGTAAAACTCAGGATATAACCAATCAACTGCAAAACCTGGCGTTCCAAGATCCAGAACTCAAATATTTAGGACAACGAGCATTCGTTTCCTACCTCAAGTCTATCCATTTGCACAAGGATAAATCGATATTCAAGCTTTCGGAGTTACCCATTACCGAGTATGCAGAGTCCCTTGGACTTCCTGGAGCGCCGAAAATCAAATTTTTGAATGCGGCGAgggagaaagagaggaaatCTGCGGCATTTAGAGACGATGATTCGAGTGACAGTGACTCGGACAAGGAACCGAAGCTCAAAGTTCGAACTAAATATGATCGCATGTTTGAACGCAAAAACCAAGACGTGCTTTCAGAGCATTATAACAAACTCATATCCGACCCAgcggaagacgaagaagacgattTCATAACTCTCAAACGGGCTGATCATGACCTTTCCGGTGATGAGATAAACCAAATCCGGATGGAGAATTTATCACAAAACAAGATGAAGTTGTCTAATGCTAAACGGAAGATGGTTTTGAATGTACCTACCAAAGAAAAAATCGTTTTTGGGGAAGATGGAGTTGGAAAGGAAGCGGGTGTGGGTGAAGATGGGGAGGCTTGGGTTGAGGGTAAGGGCGGTATGGAGGGGGTtgagaaggaagggaagagaTATGTTGAGATAGAGAGGATTAAGTTGAAGGAAGCCGATGTTGTGGATAAATTAGAGgccaaggagaagaaaagggagaaaaagaggaagaggaaggagagggagaaggggaagatggtcgacgacgatggtgcGGCTGTTCTTGACGTTGGAGATGGCGTTGAAGACGATCGTTACATGTCGCCTGAATTCGACTTGccagacgacgacgatagaCCAACGAAACGACAGCGGCAAGCAGAGTTCTCGAACctagatgatgatgaagaacTTGCGATGAAACTACTTCGCAAGAGTAGATAG
- a CDS encoding uncharacterized protein (BUSCO:EOG09262F22) has product MSLSNKLAITDLDLKGKRVLIRVDFNVPLSDEKITNPARIVAALPTIKYALDNGANAVILMSHLGRPDGKVIEKYSLKPVATELGKQLGKSVTFLNDCVGPEVEKAVNSASKGAVILLENLRFHIEEEGSVKNKDGTKTKADPAKVREFREGLTKLGDVYVNDAFGTAHRAHSSMVGVKLPQRAAGFLVKKELEFFAKALESPDRPFLAILGGAKVSDKIQLIENMLDKVNSLIICGGMAFTFKKTLENVSIGNSLFDEPGSEKVAGLVEKAKKNNVKMVFPVDYVTADKFDKNAKTGTATDSEGIPEGWMGLDAGHKSRELYKQTVLEAKTILWNGPPGVFEFPAFAAGSKALLDANVEAAQKGAVVIVGGGDTATLVAEHHAEGKLSHVSTGGGASLELLEGKVLPGVAELSEKNKL; this is encoded by the exons ATGTCTCTCTCCAACAAACTTGCCATAACCGACCTCGATCTGAAAGGCAAGCGTGTTTTGATTCGTGTCGACTTTAATGTGCCGCTCTCGGATGAAAAAATCACCAACCCAGCT CGTATCGTAGCTGCTTTGCCTACGATCAAGTACGCTCTTGACAATGGTGCCAACGCTGTCATTCTCATGTCGCATCTCGGTCGTCCCGACGGCAAAGTCATCGAGAAATATTCCCTCAAACCCGTCGCTACCGAACTGGGAAAACAACTCGGCAAATCCGTCACTTTCCTCAACGACTGTGTAGGACCTGAAGTCGAAAAAGCCGTCAACTCAGCTTCCAAGGGGGCTGTGATTCTCCTTGAAAACCTTCGTTTTCACATTGAAGAGGAAGGCTCGGTCAAGAATAAGGATGGTACAAAGACCAAAGCTGATCCCGCCAAGGTTCGCGAATTCAGAGAAGGGTTAACAAAGCTGGGTGATGTGTATGTGAATGATGCGTTCGGTACTGCCCATCGTGCCCATTCGAGTATGGTTGGAGTCAAGTTACCGCAGAGGGCGGCCGGATTCCTTGTCAAGAAGGAACTCGAGTTTTTTGCGAAGGCTTTGGAGAGCCCCGATCGACCTTTCCTCGCTATTCTGGGTGGTGCTAAGGTGTCAGATAAGATTCAGTTGATTGAAAACATGTTGGACAAG GTCAACTCATTGATTATTTGTGGAGGAATGGCGTTTACATTCAAGAAAACACTGGAGAACGTTTCC ATCGGCAACTCTCTGTTCGACGAGCCGGGATCTGAAAAGGTCGCAGGACTAGTGGAAAAAGCGAAAAAGAACAACGTCAAGATGGTGTTCCCGGTGGATTACGTCACCGCCGACAAGTTTGATAAAAACGCAAAA ACCGGTACGGCAACGGACTCTGAAGGAATTCCCGAAGGTTGGATGGGTCTGGATGCAGGACATAAGAGTCGCGAGTTGTACAAACAGACCGTTCTCGAAGCCAAAACAATTCTATGGAACGG TCCTCCCGGAGTCTTCGAATTCCCTGCATTTGCTGCAGGATCAAAGGCACTTTTGGATGCCAATGTTGAAGCTGCACAAAAGGGCGCGGTGGTGATTGTTGGAGGTGGGGACACTGCAACATTGGTTGCAGAGCACCATGCGGAAGGTAAGCTTAGCCACGTTAGTACCGGTGGTGGTGCTAGTTTGGAACTCCTTGAAGGAAAG GTTCTCCCTGGCGTTGCCGAGTTGAGTGAGAAGAACAAATTATAA
- a CDS encoding uncharacterized protein (BUSCO:EOG09260DXP) — MSSKRKASKLGEQTREKRIRKFMPAETPQDSEWPEYFHLALNTVLAFVTSRRQLATSFHTIRSSVENITKEPIDISKIAELKALLPDIIRFAYVPSSSIRVNLPSAHNEPDFSSECLKRATSVADEDENVLTLEFAEFWGGGQTKQSSTLAQSRTPAATKKLVERRNERFMKAVEELISAASPSEDPVSLLKTAAREHIPVQPGALAQSSSSMLEDSIHIAIPEPEHRPSVDEIVEEIKNQVWFKNQIIEQRTVEPKQGNLREIELSDNIRQALESSRGISSLYSHQVSSIEALSRGRHVIVSTSTASGKTVIYQAPLLQFLEDDPSSTAIFVYPTKALAQDQKASLENLLSACPGLEHIQVATYDGDTPTENRRKIRETASVIFTNFDMIHAAILPYEEYWRRFLKSLNLFVVDELHYYSGTLGSHIAMITRRFRRLCAAVGNRRVKFVSCSATIANPKRHMETIFGVEPEEVEAVVEDGAPSGAKKLIIWRPPYVDEMETAMGRVGALQEATGLMRFLMKRGLRVILFCKHRKVCELVMKTLRTELTAEGRHDILERVQAYRGGYSIQDRRKIEHDAFTGQLVGIVATNALELGVDIGVLDAVLMLGFPITLASFKQQAGRAGRRRKDSLVVFVAQNLPVDQYYAENPGELLDGQTDDLVIDLESEEILEAHLQCAAYEMPISLEDERYFGPLMREICESKLVKDNDNWYHTHPRCLPSPSKLVSIRGTMEVKYVLVDVTSTTRKILEEIEISRALFEVYEGGVFLHQGKTFIVKEISHDSRIASLMQADVNWITTPRDFTDVNALQTSRIREIRGSPHRAYYGKIEVRCQVFGFYKMRGTVVLDVIDLENDPWEQTTTGLWLDVPDNVLFLLREKLIKPASAIHSASHALLNQFALSQDLRTECKAKEKEYLKKESRRKRPARVMIYDTVGHSGIAAKAFDHVNNLLNKARNAIETCGCSEGCTKCVLSPGCREANKVNSKAGALAVLKGILNVYIDPDTIPFETDERALGGHDSIVYASPVHSRANISIESESTTT, encoded by the exons ATGTCTTCCAAACGCAAAGCTAGTAAACTCGGAGAGCAAACTCGAGAAAAGAGAATTCGGAAATTCATGCCTGCGGAAACTCCTCAAGACTCGGAGTGGCCTGAATATTTTCATCTA GCATTAAATACCGTCCTTGCATTCGTCACTTCGAGAAGGCAACTCGCCACTTCCTTTCACACCATACGTTCGTCTGTAGAGAACATCACTAAAGA GCCAATTGACATTAGTAAAATTGCAGAGCTGAA AGCGCTTCTTCCCGATATCATACGTTTCGCATATGTTCCAAGTTCTTCCATCCGCGTCAACCTCCCTTCAGCTCACAATGAACCTGATTTCTCCTCTGAATGTCTAAAACGTGCAACGTCAGTTGcagatgaggatgagaatGTGCTGACTTTAGAATTCGCTGAATTCTGGGGAGGTGGTCAAACGAAACA ATCTTCTACTCTCGCCCAATCACGAACACCTGCAGCTACCAAGAAGCTTGTCGAAAGGCGCAATGAAAGATTCATGAAAGCCGTCGAAGA ATTGATATCAGCCGCATCTCCTTCAGAGGATCCCGTTTCGCTACTAAAAACGGCTGCAAGAGAACATATCCCCGTCCAACCTGGAGCCCTGGCTCAATCATCTTCGTCCATGCTAGAGGATTCGATCCATATCGCCATTCCTGAACCAGAACATAGACCATCCGTGGATGAAATCGTAGAGGAGATCAAGAACCAAGTTTGGTTCAAAAACCAAATCATCGAGCAACGGACTGTCGAGCCAAAACAGGGGAACCTCCGTGAAATCGAGTTATCGGACAACATCCGACAAGCACTTGAAAGCTCGCGAGGGATTAGTTCGTTGTACAGTCATCAAGTGTCTTCTATTGAAGCTCTTTCTCGAGGTCGACATGTGATCGTATCTACCAGTACGGCTTCAGGAAAGACGGTCATCTACCAA GCTCCCTTGTTACAGTTCTTAGAAGACGATCCTTCGTCTACCGCGATATTCGTATATCCCACTAAA GCTTTGGCACAGGATCAAAAGGCCTCTTTGGAGAACCTTTTGAGTGCATGTCCAGGGCTTGAACATATCCAG GTCGCCACTTATGATGGTGACACACCAACTGAGAACCGGCGAAAGATACGAGAAACGGCTTCGGTTATCTTTACTAATTTT GATATGATACATGCCGCGATTCTTCCTTACGAAGAATACTGGAGAAG ATTTCTGAAATCTCTCAAC CTCTTCGTCGTGGACGAGTTGCATTACTACTCTGGAACCTTGGGAAG CCACATAGCCATGATCACGAGACGCTTTCGACGTCTATGCGCTGCAGTTGGAA ACAGGCGAGTCAAATTTGTCTCCTGTAGCGCCACAATCGCGAACCCCAAACGACACATGGAGACGATCTTCGGCGTCGAACCTGAGGAAGTTGAAGCTGTTGTTGAAGATGGTGCGCCGAGTGGTGCGAAGAAACTCATCATCTGGAGACCCCCCTATGTCGATGAGATGGAGACTGCGATGGGAAGGGTTGGTGCATTACAGGAGGCTACGGGGTTGATGAGGTttttgatgaagagagggttgAGGGTTATTTTGTTTTGTAAG CATCGGAAAGTTTGTGAGCTG GTGATGAAAACTCTCCGCACAGAGTTGACTGCCGAAGGAAGACATGATATCCTGGAACGAGTTCAGGCATACCGGGGAGGTTATAGCATTCAG GACCGACGAAAAATAGAGCACGACGCGTTTACAGGCCAACTTGTTGGTATCGTTGCCACGAACGCTTTAGAACTCGGAGTTGATATCGGGGTTCTCGATGCGGTTTTGATGCTTGGGTTTCCTATTACTCTTGCTAGTTTC AAACAACAAGCAGGTAGAGCAGGACGAAGGCGGAAAGATTCGCTTGTGGTTTTCGTTGCTCAGAATTTACCTGTGGATCAATATTACGCTGAGAATCCTGGGGAGTTGCTGGATGGGCAAACGGATGATTTAGTCATTGATCTGGAGAGTGAAGAGATTTTGGAAG CTCACCTACAATGCGCTGCGTACGAAATGCCCATTTCACTCGAAGACGAGCGGTATTTCGGTCCGTTGATGCGGGAGATATGTGAAAGTAAGCTTGTTAAAGACAACGATAACTG GTATCACACTCATCCGAGATGTTTGCCTTCACCGTCCAAGTTGGTCTCAATTC GGGGTACCATGGAAGTCAAATACGTTTTGGTAGACGTTACGAGCACAACGCGAAAGATTTTAGAAGAAATAGAGATCTCTCGTGCATTGTTTGAGGTTTACGAAGGTGGAGTT TTTCTCCATCAAGGGAAAACTTTCATT GTTAAAGAGATCAGTCACGATTCGAGGATTGCTAGTTTGATGCAAGCGGATGTGAATTGGATTACCACTCCCAG GGACTTTAC CGATGTTAATGCACTTCAAACATCTCGTATTCGGGAAATACGAGGTTCTCCCCATCGTGCTTATTACGGCA AGATTGAAGTTCGGTGTCAAGTATTTG GTTTCTACAAAATGCG CGGCACCGTAGTCCTCGATGTCATAGACCTAGAAAACGATCCATGGGAACAGACCACAACAGGTCTCTGGCTCGATGTTCCGGACAACGTGTTATTTCTACTTCGTGAAAAACTGATTAAACCTGCTTCCGCGATTCACTCGGCATCGCATGCTTTGCTCAATCAGTTTGCCTTATCGCAGGATTTGAGAACGGAGTGTAAggcgaaagagaaagagtatTTGAAGAAGGAGTCGAGAAGGAAACGGCCTGCTAG GGTCATGATATACGATACTGTTGGGCACTCTGGGATTGCTGCGAAAGCTTTTGATCATG TGAACAACTTGCTCAATAAGGCGCGAAATGCAATCGAGACCTGTGGCTGTTCCGAAGGGTGCACGAAAT GCGTTCTAAGTCCCGGTTGCAGGGAAGCAAACAAAGTCAACTCAAAAGCCGGTGCTCTGGCTGTTCTGAAAGGTATCTTGAATGTGTACATCGATCCAGACACTATTCCTTTTGAAACCGACGAGAGAGCGCTGGGTGGCCACGATTCGATTGTCTATGCTTCTCCAGTTCATTCGAGAGCGAACATTTCGATAGAGTCGGAATCGACTACTACGTAA
- a CDS encoding uncharacterized protein (BUSCO:EOG09261YGB): MFAAATSFFARSAISQSYNIGGGPSPSPGSRSSTPGPQNPVSGTSSFGSSFSSSVVIGLWKIQSATHKVTNKRVSVWTFDKRGPDMERLGPAAKERTLEVLKGEASALSRLRHPSILEMVEPLEETRNELIFATEPIIASLELCIPGAGKSASLVELDEVEIQKGILQVCKGLSFLHSSAQLIHSNLCPESIIINQSGDWKIAGLGLTIPLLQPNGSATRWEFPTFDGRVPSYIQRYFDYMAPEYALDEVLNTSSDLYSLGCVIYAVHCKGSPPFKTHGSLSGLRDNAGRPAPGLERLDRDLQALLRSLITRHPSGRPTPSTLPSLPFFSSLPISTLNFLDRTTFTAKTREEKVSFMKGLTRVLDKFSDGLKTRKILPSLLEEMKDTHLLPYILPNVFNISSSLSSAQFATMVLPSLKPLFGIKEPPNNMLTLLENLPMLQTKTDKTVFKTEVLPLVYHALESEHAVVQETALKMVPDLCETVDYAEVQGVLFPRVARVCTKTRILSVKIATLVTFLSMVKTLDQSNLTQKLVPLLSNIRTKEPAVMMATLSVHEAMGFKVDREAVANLVLPQLWAMSIGPLLNLDQFQRFMSVIKKLGERVEKEHIQLLRDSQRLEDRSATVNDGGVNVASFAGTVDFESLVGKVSTPGLPQQNGATGGTPSWEDDVWGSIFNEFSNNTPTLPAAGPRSTKSLSPVSTPQISSRSFISSPPSNFSPAQRSQTNFSPLTPDLPLRANPSFSGSLSPSSPQVKMTQPLSAPSTSSTAPMAGMLSLQRTTPLTPTTSSPPLPPMIPMGGMLAPSPPKAWDSMPNKPSKNDWGDFDPLS; the protein is encoded by the exons ATGTTTGCTGCAGCGACTTCATTCTTTGCTCGCAGTGCTATCTCTCAGTCATACAATATTGGAGGTGGTCCATCACCTAGTCCTGGAAGTAGATCTTCGACTCCCGGCCCCCAGAACCCCGTGTCCGGTACCAGCTCGTTCGGATCATCGTTCAGCTCCAGTGTGGTTATTGGACTATGGAAAATTCAGAGCGCAACACATAAAGTGACAAATAAACGTGTATCAGTATGGACCTTCGACAAACGTGGCCCAGATATGGAGCGATTGGGGCCAGCAGCGAAGGAAAGGACATTGGAAGTTTTGAAAGGCGAG GCATCTGCGCTAAGTCGACTGCGACATCCGTCGATTCTGG AGATGGTCGAACCTTTGGAAGAGACACGAAACGAATTGATATTTGCTACCGAGCCAATCATCGCGTCGCTGGAACTCTGCATACCAGGAGCAGGCAAATCAGCTTCACTGGTTGAACTTGACGAAGTGGAG ATCCAGAAAGGCATTCTCCAAGTCTGTAAAGGGCTCTCTTTCCTCCACTCGTCGGCTCAATTGATACATTCGAATCTGTGCCCGGAAAGCATCATAATAAACCAATCA GGGGATTGGAAGATCGCCGGTTTGGGGTTGACCATACCACTTTTACAGCCAAACGGGTCTGCGACGCGATGGGAGTTTCCTACGTTCGATGGTAGAGTTCCTAGTTATATCCAGAGGTACTTCGATTACATGG CCCCCGAATATGCCCTTGATGAAGTTTTGAATACGTCCTCGGACCTGTACTCCCTGGGCTGTGTGATCTACGCGGTGCATTGTAAAGGGAGTCCACCGTTCAAAACCCACGGAAGCCTCTCGGGGCTTCGAGACAATGCTGGGCGACCTGCGCCAGGATTGGAAAGGCTAGATCGAGACTTGCAAG CTTTACTGCGAAGCCTGATAACAAGACATCCTTCCGGCCGCCCGACTCCATCAACCCTTCCGTCTTTACCCTTCTTCTCATCCTTACCTATATCAACATTGAACTTCTTGGATAGAACCACCTTTACCGCTAAGACTAGAGAAGAGAAGGTCTCCTTTATGAAAGGGTTGACGAGGGTTCTTGATAAATTCTCTGATGGACTGAAGACCAGGAAAATCCTCCCTTcgctactagaagag ATGAAGGATACACATCTCCTCCCATACATCCTTCCGAATGTCTTTAACATCTCCTCTTCTCTATCTTCAGCACAATTTGCCACTATGGTGCTCCCAAGTCTTAAACCTCTGTTTGGAATTAAAGAACCACCGAATAACATGTTGACTTTGTTGGAAAACCTCCCTATGCTGCAGACGAAAACAGACAAGACTGTCTTCAAAACGG AGGTTCTCCCCTTGGTATATCATGCTCTCGAGTCGGAACATGCTGTT gttcaagagaCGGCCTTGAAAATGGTTCCCGACTTATGCGAGACTGTGGATTACGCTGAAGTGCAGGGAGTTCTCTTCCCTCGAGTCGCT CGTGTTTGCACGAAAACTCGAATATTGAGCGTGAAGATTGCGACGTTGGTGACATTCTTGAGTATGGTGAAAACTCTGGATCAG TCAAACCTTACACAAAAGTTGGTACCGCTCCTTTCCAACATCCGAACGAAAGAACCAGCTGTCATG ATGGCAACGTTATCGGTTCATGAAGCCATGGGGTTCAAGGTTGACCGAGAGGCTGTTGCAAATCTTGTTTTACCTCAACTATGGGCGATGTCCATAGGGCCTC TACTGAATCTAGATCAATTCCAGCGCTTCATGTCGGTCATAAAGAAGTTGGGCGAACGTGTAGAGAAAGAGCATATCCAGCTTTTGCGAGATTCACAACGACTGGAAGATCGGTCTGCTACTGTCAACGATGGTGGAGTAAATGTGGCCTCATTTGCCGGAACAGTTGACTTTGAGAGTTTGGTTGGCAAAGTTTCTACTCCAGGACTTCCACAGCAGAACGGTGCTACCGGCGGAACACCCTCGTGGGAGGACGATGTATGGGGTAGCATTTTTAACGAG TTCTCCAACAACACCCCGACATTACCTGCAGCTGGACCACGGTCTACTAAGTCCTTATCCCCAGTGTCGACCCCACAAATCTCCTCACGCTCATTCATATCTTCGCCACCGTCCAACTTCTCGCCAGCGCAACGATCCCAAACAAACTTTTCGCCCCTAACTCCCGATCTTCCGTTACGCGCGAACCCATCCTTCTCCGGTTCCCTTTCTCCATCGTCGCCCCAAGTCAAGATGACTCAACCACTGTCAGCTCCATCGACCTCTTCTACTGCACCCATGGCCGGCATGCTATCGTTGCAACGCACAACACCCTTGACGCCAACTACCTCGAGTCCCCCTCTCCCTCCCATGATACCCATGGGCGGAATGCTTGCCCCCTCTCCACCTAAAGCTTGGGATTCAATGCCTAATAAACCATCCAAGAATGATTGGGGGGATTTTGATCCACTTTCATAG